One Streptosporangium sp. NBC_01495 DNA window includes the following coding sequences:
- a CDS encoding MbtH family protein, which yields MAESMETAEYTVVLNHEEQYSIWWADRDIPEGWRSVGHSGTREQCLAHIEEVWTDMRPLSLRRWMDGERS from the coding sequence ATGGCCGAGTCCATGGAGACCGCCGAGTACACAGTGGTGCTCAATCACGAGGAGCAGTACTCCATATGGTGGGCCGACCGTGACATTCCCGAGGGCTGGCGGAGCGTCGGCCACAGCGGCACCCGTGAGCAGTGCCTGGCCCACATCGAGGAGGTGTGGACGGACATGCGTCCCCTGAGCCTGCGCCGCTGGATGGACGGCGAGCGATCCTGA